A stretch of the Veillonella parvula DSM 2008 genome encodes the following:
- the hisD gene encoding histidinol dehydrogenase has product MKIYKESLEAMLAIVRDYTQQTTDMEIERWVNDIIADVRTNGDAALKAYSEKFDGVSIEDFKVPQEEIDAAYESLSDDLKAALLKAKANITEFHSREIEQGFVDMDTPGIIRGQKVIPLARVGLYVPGGTAAYPSTIIMTALPAKIAGVKEIVMVTPPQKDGINPAVLGAAKLAGVDAVYQVGGAQGVAALAYGTETIPKVDKIVGPGNIYVATAKRQVFGQVDIDMIAGPSEIGVIADDSANPVHLAADLLSQAEHDPRARAIMVTTSESLANAVSDEVERQLKSLPRESIARPAIENNSYIAIMNSIEDMFTVMNEVAPEHLEIQLPDPMNYMSLVQNAGSVFLGAYASEPLGDYLGGTNHVLPTSGTARFSSPLGVYDFVKRTSFTQFTKERLEEVAKHITTLARTEGLEAHARAIEVRFEK; this is encoded by the coding sequence ATGAAAATATATAAGGAATCATTAGAGGCGATGCTTGCCATCGTACGGGATTACACACAGCAAACTACAGATATGGAGATCGAGCGTTGGGTGAACGATATCATCGCTGATGTCCGTACTAACGGTGATGCGGCGCTCAAAGCGTATTCTGAAAAATTTGACGGTGTTTCCATTGAAGATTTTAAGGTACCTCAAGAGGAAATCGACGCAGCTTATGAGTCTTTATCTGATGATTTGAAAGCCGCATTATTAAAGGCAAAGGCAAACATTACAGAATTCCACAGCCGTGAAATCGAGCAGGGCTTTGTGGACATGGATACACCAGGTATCATCCGCGGTCAAAAGGTGATTCCCTTGGCTCGCGTTGGTCTCTACGTTCCTGGAGGTACGGCCGCGTATCCTTCCACCATTATCATGACTGCTTTGCCTGCAAAAATCGCAGGCGTAAAAGAAATCGTCATGGTTACGCCGCCTCAAAAGGATGGCATTAATCCTGCCGTATTAGGTGCCGCAAAGCTTGCCGGCGTTGATGCGGTATATCAAGTGGGCGGTGCCCAAGGTGTGGCGGCCCTCGCTTATGGTACGGAAACGATTCCAAAGGTAGATAAAATCGTAGGTCCTGGCAATATTTACGTGGCAACGGCAAAACGTCAAGTGTTTGGTCAAGTCGATATCGACATGATTGCGGGCCCAAGTGAAATTGGTGTTATCGCCGATGACAGCGCAAATCCAGTGCATCTCGCAGCAGATCTCTTATCCCAAGCGGAACATGACCCTCGTGCGCGCGCCATTATGGTGACTACCAGTGAAAGCTTAGCAAATGCCGTATCCGATGAGGTAGAACGTCAACTTAAATCGTTACCTCGTGAAAGTATCGCTCGTCCAGCTATTGAAAACAACAGTTATATTGCAATTATGAACAGCATTGAAGACATGTTCACGGTAATGAACGAAGTGGCGCCAGAGCATTTGGAAATCCAATTGCCAGATCCAATGAATTATATGAGCCTCGTGCAAAATGCAGGCTCCGTATTCCTCGGTGCCTATGCATCAGAGCCGTTGGGCGATTATTTAGGTGGTACAAACCACGTATTGCCTACTAGTGGCACAGCTAGATTCTCATCTCCACTTGGCGTATATGATTTCGTGAAACGCACGTCTTTCACACAATTTACGAAAGAACGTTTAGAAGAAGTGGCAAAACACATTACTACATTGGCTCGTACGGAAGGCCTCGAAGCACATGCTCGTGCCATCGAAGTACGATTTGAAAAATAG
- the hisB gene encoding imidazoleglycerol-phosphate dehydratase HisB: MIRTGTVQRTTQETDITVEITLDGAQTSSISTGIGFFDHMLTLLAKHGRFGLMVEAKGDTYVDAHHTVEDVGLALGQALVKALGDKAGIERYGDAWVPMDEALTQVVIDLSGRPYLVFQGEWSTPVLGGNFETELVEDFFQALAMSTAMNLHVRNLYGRNTHHIIESMFKATGRALRKAVTINPDIQGVNSTKGVI; encoded by the coding sequence ATGATACGCACAGGCACGGTGCAACGCACCACTCAAGAAACAGATATTACAGTAGAAATTACCCTTGATGGGGCGCAAACGAGCTCCATCTCGACCGGGATTGGCTTCTTTGACCATATGTTGACGCTCTTAGCGAAGCACGGCCGTTTTGGCCTTATGGTAGAGGCAAAGGGCGATACATATGTGGATGCTCATCATACGGTTGAGGACGTTGGACTTGCCTTAGGGCAGGCTTTGGTAAAAGCCCTTGGCGACAAGGCCGGCATCGAGCGTTACGGCGATGCGTGGGTTCCTATGGATGAAGCATTGACGCAAGTTGTCATCGATTTGAGCGGTCGTCCGTACCTCGTTTTTCAAGGGGAATGGAGTACGCCGGTTTTAGGTGGCAACTTTGAAACAGAGCTGGTGGAGGATTTCTTCCAAGCTCTTGCTATGAGCACCGCTATGAACTTACATGTGCGCAATTTATATGGTCGCAATACACATCACATTATTGAAAGCATGTTTAAGGCAACGGGCCGTGCATTGCGTAAAGCAGTTACTATTAATCCGGATATCCAAGGGGTTAACTCTACAAAGGGCGTTATTTAA
- the hisA gene encoding 1-(5-phosphoribosyl)-5-[(5-phosphoribosylamino)methylideneamino]imidazole-4-carboxamide isomerase encodes MIFPAIDLQDGRSVRLYKGDFAQETVINPDPVDQAKQYEAAKVGALHLVDLDGAKAGKPVNVDIVKAVRAAFTGILEIGGGIRDKEAVDLYLSLGVDRVILGSVALKNPKLTKQVIAEYGAEHIVIGVDGKNGKVAAEGWLDQSDVPMTDLIGAMIEGGAKYFIVTDVDRDGTMQGANEELLGNLQKEFPTARIVASGGVRNLEDIKSLEQKGVMDSIVGKALYEGTITLEEIGEYNQQK; translated from the coding sequence ATGATTTTTCCAGCTATAGATTTACAAGATGGGCGCAGTGTTCGCTTGTATAAAGGCGATTTCGCACAGGAAACGGTCATCAATCCTGATCCAGTAGATCAAGCGAAACAATATGAGGCAGCTAAAGTGGGAGCCTTGCACCTCGTCGATTTAGATGGTGCCAAGGCGGGCAAGCCTGTAAATGTAGACATTGTAAAAGCAGTGCGTGCAGCTTTCACAGGTATCCTTGAAATTGGAGGCGGCATCCGAGATAAAGAGGCCGTTGACCTCTATTTGAGTTTGGGCGTAGATCGGGTTATCTTAGGATCTGTAGCGCTTAAAAATCCAAAACTCACGAAGCAGGTCATCGCTGAATACGGTGCGGAGCACATCGTTATTGGTGTAGATGGAAAAAATGGCAAGGTTGCTGCTGAAGGTTGGCTCGACCAATCCGACGTGCCGATGACCGATTTAATCGGTGCCATGATTGAAGGGGGCGCAAAGTATTTTATCGTTACCGACGTAGACAGGGACGGTACGATGCAGGGCGCCAATGAAGAGTTACTTGGAAATTTACAAAAAGAATTCCCTACAGCACGCATCGTTGCCTCTGGTGGCGTCCGTAATCTAGAGGATATTAAATCGCTAGAACAAAAAGGCGTTATGGATAGTATTGTTGGTAAGGCTTTGTACGAGGGCACGATTACGCTAGAGGAAATCGGCGAGTACAATCAGCAGAAATAA
- the hisF gene encoding imidazole glycerol phosphate synthase subunit HisF, producing the protein MLAKRIIPCLDVDDGRVKKGVNFVNLVDVGSPVDIAASYEQQQADELVFLDITATVDARTTMRDVVQEISTQVFMPLTVGGGIKSIDDMIALLKAGADKVSLNSAALANPELITEGAQKFGNQCMVVAIDVKTDEETGEWYVYTHGGRKRTEWKALDWAKEAVARGAGELLVTSMDKDGTKSGFDIELYKAIESVVNVPIIASGGAGKVEDFVDLFEQTGVTGALAASIFHFGEVKIPELKQELRAHGITVR; encoded by the coding sequence ATGTTAGCGAAACGGATTATTCCCTGCCTAGATGTAGATGATGGGCGCGTAAAAAAAGGGGTTAACTTTGTTAATCTCGTAGATGTAGGCAGTCCCGTAGATATTGCGGCCTCCTATGAACAGCAACAGGCAGATGAGCTCGTATTTTTAGATATTACGGCCACCGTTGATGCGCGGACCACTATGCGCGATGTGGTACAAGAAATCTCCACACAAGTATTTATGCCACTCACCGTGGGTGGCGGTATCAAGAGTATTGATGATATGATTGCTTTGTTAAAAGCTGGTGCGGACAAGGTATCTTTGAACTCTGCGGCTCTTGCTAACCCTGAGCTCATCACAGAAGGGGCTCAAAAGTTTGGCAATCAATGTATGGTGGTAGCCATTGATGTGAAAACAGATGAAGAAACTGGCGAATGGTATGTCTATACTCATGGCGGTCGTAAGCGTACAGAATGGAAAGCTCTAGATTGGGCAAAAGAGGCCGTAGCTCGTGGAGCAGGGGAATTGCTAGTAACGAGTATGGACAAAGATGGTACAAAATCCGGCTTTGATATTGAACTATATAAGGCCATAGAGTCCGTCGTAAATGTACCTATCATCGCATCTGGAGGGGCAGGTAAGGTTGAGGATTTTGTGGACCTTTTTGAGCAAACCGGTGTTACCGGTGCACTGGCAGCATCTATATTCCACTTTGGAGAAGTTAAAATTCCTGAACTCAAACAAGAACTACGAGCTCATGGAATTACAGTACGCTAA
- the hisI gene encoding phosphoribosyl-AMP cyclohydrolase, with product MKPDFEKGNGLLPTVVQDAETKDVLMVAWMNEESFHKTLETRETWFWSRSRQELWHKGGTSGNVQHVVSMALDCDGDTLLIQVKPEGPACHTGRTSCFFNEVERS from the coding sequence ATGAAACCGGATTTTGAAAAAGGAAATGGCTTGTTGCCAACGGTTGTGCAGGATGCGGAGACAAAGGACGTCCTCATGGTGGCGTGGATGAACGAAGAAAGCTTTCACAAAACACTAGAAACAAGGGAAACGTGGTTTTGGTCTCGATCTCGTCAAGAACTATGGCATAAAGGTGGGACTAGCGGCAATGTGCAGCATGTGGTGAGTATGGCCTTAGATTGTGATGGAGATACCTTGCTCATTCAAGTTAAGCCTGAAGGTCCTGCCTGTCATACCGGGCGTACAAGCTGTTTCTTTAATGAAGTAGAACGGAGTTAA
- the hisE gene encoding phosphoribosyl-ATP diphosphatase, translated as MAQQTLNELYEIIKNRKAQPKEGSYTNYLFDKGLDKILKKVGEEATEVVIAAKNEDPQELIYETADVLYHLLVLLVEKNIPYEAIEAELASREGVVSKTTDRPEITNL; from the coding sequence ATGGCACAGCAAACACTGAACGAATTATACGAAATTATTAAAAACCGTAAGGCACAGCCAAAGGAAGGTTCTTATACGAATTATTTATTCGACAAAGGACTAGATAAAATTTTGAAAAAGGTGGGGGAAGAGGCAACGGAAGTCGTTATCGCCGCAAAAAATGAAGATCCACAAGAACTGATTTACGAAACGGCAGACGTGTTATATCACTTGCTTGTGTTATTAGTAGAGAAAAATATTCCATACGAAGCCATTGAAGCTGAGCTGGCGAGCCGCGAAGGGGTCGTTAGCAAGACTACGGATCGCCCAGAAATTACAAATTTATAA
- the hisC gene encoding histidinol-phosphate transaminase yields the protein MKEIIRTLKPYIPEEPAEAVKERLGIDRLVRLSANENPYGTSPLVREAILSYVTHNDANYYPDGNATDLRMKLANYWQVQPEQLVIGVGLDEVIAMVNKTLITAGDSIVVSVPAFSEYALNGFVEGAEIREVPADFETGQYDFSALVNAVDETTRLVWICNPNNPTGTYESVEDIRKFVAAVPKDTLVIIDEAYIDFVTSVAVPTARALLDEFPNVAIMRTFSKAYGLANYRVGYMMTPLELANYMQTIRLPYNLNTLSQVAAEAAFDDQEFLARTVSQNAEERTKWESLFDELGIHYYKSEANFIFFASPDAEGLADAWLKSGYQVRRGQREGWLRLTIPMPQDGDVMRKILRDFMN from the coding sequence ATGAAAGAGATAATTCGCACATTGAAGCCTTATATACCTGAGGAGCCGGCTGAAGCGGTGAAAGAGCGCCTTGGTATCGACAGATTGGTGCGCTTGTCGGCAAATGAAAATCCATACGGCACATCGCCATTGGTACGGGAGGCTATCCTTAGTTATGTAACACATAATGATGCCAACTACTATCCGGATGGTAATGCTACCGATTTGCGCATGAAATTAGCGAATTACTGGCAGGTGCAACCTGAGCAACTCGTCATCGGCGTAGGTCTAGATGAGGTGATCGCCATGGTCAATAAAACATTGATTACCGCTGGTGACTCTATCGTAGTAAGCGTGCCAGCCTTTTCGGAATATGCCTTGAATGGTTTCGTGGAAGGTGCTGAGATTCGCGAGGTGCCAGCTGATTTTGAAACGGGGCAGTATGACTTTTCTGCTCTCGTGAATGCTGTAGATGAAACGACACGCCTCGTGTGGATCTGTAATCCTAATAACCCAACGGGCACCTATGAGTCTGTTGAAGATATCCGCAAATTTGTAGCAGCTGTACCAAAGGATACCTTGGTCATCATAGATGAGGCGTATATCGATTTTGTCACTTCCGTAGCAGTTCCTACGGCACGTGCGCTCTTGGATGAGTTCCCTAATGTGGCTATCATGCGTACCTTCTCGAAGGCCTATGGCCTTGCCAACTACCGTGTAGGCTACATGATGACACCTTTAGAATTGGCAAATTATATGCAAACCATTCGCTTGCCGTACAATCTGAATACCTTATCTCAAGTGGCTGCAGAAGCTGCTTTCGATGATCAAGAATTCTTGGCGAGAACGGTCTCTCAAAATGCAGAGGAACGGACAAAATGGGAAAGCCTCTTTGATGAACTAGGTATTCACTACTATAAAAGCGAAGCAAATTTTATTTTCTTTGCATCGCCTGATGCGGAAGGCCTTGCAGATGCTTGGCTTAAATCAGGTTACCAAGTGCGCCGAGGTCAACGAGAAGGATGGTTACGCCTTACAATTCCAATGCCTCAAGATGGGGATGTTATGCGCAAGATATTAAGAGATTTCATGAATTAA
- the hisH gene encoding imidazole glycerol phosphate synthase subunit HisH — protein sequence MIAIIDYDAGNTFNVQKALAYIGLEAVLTADPETILNADGVLLPGVGAYAPAMAVLKEHGLVDVIHEVVKREIPLLGICLGMQLLFEESEEYGPTPGLGLIPGKVKEIPRDLGLSVPHMGWNKNVVHQPHSAFRNVDDQYTYFVHSYYVDTDPEYIISTANYGIDVPGIVERGRVYGMQFHPEKSGVVGLNLLRTFGTITKTYRAAGE from the coding sequence ATGATTGCCATTATAGATTATGATGCAGGGAATACCTTCAATGTCCAGAAAGCCTTAGCTTACATCGGTCTTGAGGCAGTGCTAACGGCAGATCCTGAGACAATACTAAATGCTGATGGCGTTCTCTTGCCAGGTGTAGGCGCATATGCGCCAGCGATGGCAGTTCTAAAAGAGCATGGTTTAGTTGATGTCATTCATGAGGTAGTAAAGCGTGAAATTCCTTTATTAGGTATTTGTTTAGGAATGCAACTTTTATTTGAAGAATCTGAAGAATACGGCCCAACTCCTGGTTTAGGACTTATTCCAGGTAAGGTAAAAGAAATCCCTCGCGATCTAGGTCTTAGCGTGCCTCATATGGGTTGGAATAAAAATGTAGTACACCAGCCTCATAGTGCTTTTAGAAATGTAGATGATCAATATACATATTTCGTTCATTCCTATTATGTGGATACAGATCCTGAATATATCATATCTACTGCAAATTATGGTATCGATGTACCTGGAATTGTAGAACGAGGTAGAGTATATGGAATGCAATTCCATCCTGAAAAAAGTGGTGTCGTAGGTCTAAATTTGTTGCGTACATTTGGGACTATTACAAAAACTTATAGAGCAGCAGGAGAATAG
- a CDS encoding carbon starvation CstA family protein, with the protein MVMNGIYLVIASACILILAYRFYGAFIAAKVLTLDQYRPTPAMVHNDGHDYVPTNKWVTFGHHFAAIAGAGPLVGPVIAAQFGYLPGALWILIGSVLAGAVHDMVILFASVRYDGKSIADIAREEISKLAGFGAMLATLFLLIITLAGMAVVVANALHNSPWGFFSVFATIPIAIFIGIYLKWLRPGKIQEATIIGVALIFAAIIYGPNVAASEYASWFTYDLQTIEIMLAVYGFFAAALPVWLLLAPRDYLSTYLKIGTIGALALGIIIVMPEIQMPAVTPYIWGGGPVLKGSVFPYIFITIACGALSGFHTVIATGTTPKMLTNEKEILPIGYGAMLTEGFIAMMALIAATALHPDDYFAINSTVESFKALGLQVHELPALSAMVGEDLMHRPGGAVSLAVGMAHIFSRLPNMDHLMGYWYHFCIMFEALFIMTLIDAGTRVGRYLLQELLGHFHPKFNDQHWAPGVYGCAALICILWGYLVLQGNIGIIWPLFGVSNQLLGTMTLAVGTTVIMRLGRKRYAWVTGIPCILMAIVAIAADYENVFYSYIPAGKWILVAFSAAMFLMILIVLVEAIRSWIRLANIPQDYRTQAEIEAESLVKYGKEVKA; encoded by the coding sequence ATGGTTATGAATGGTATTTACTTAGTTATTGCCTCCGCGTGTATTCTAATTTTAGCGTACCGCTTTTACGGGGCTTTTATAGCGGCTAAGGTACTGACATTGGATCAATATCGTCCAACGCCTGCTATGGTTCACAATGATGGTCACGATTACGTGCCAACCAACAAATGGGTAACCTTTGGTCATCACTTTGCAGCAATTGCTGGTGCAGGTCCACTGGTAGGTCCTGTTATCGCAGCACAGTTTGGTTATTTGCCTGGCGCATTATGGATCCTAATTGGTTCTGTATTAGCCGGTGCTGTGCATGATATGGTTATCTTGTTTGCTTCCGTTCGTTACGATGGTAAATCGATTGCGGATATTGCTCGAGAAGAAATCAGTAAACTTGCTGGTTTTGGTGCTATGCTCGCTACCTTATTCCTATTGATCATTACCCTTGCTGGTATGGCTGTAGTAGTAGCTAATGCATTGCATAACTCTCCTTGGGGATTCTTCTCCGTATTTGCTACCATTCCAATCGCTATTTTTATTGGTATTTATTTGAAATGGTTGCGTCCTGGTAAAATCCAAGAGGCGACTATTATTGGGGTAGCCTTAATCTTCGCAGCTATCATCTACGGTCCAAATGTAGCGGCTAGCGAATATGCATCTTGGTTCACATACGACTTGCAAACTATTGAAATTATGCTTGCTGTGTATGGTTTCTTTGCAGCTGCATTGCCAGTATGGTTGTTACTTGCACCTCGTGACTATTTGTCCACATACCTTAAAATCGGTACAATCGGTGCATTGGCTCTTGGTATTATCATTGTAATGCCTGAAATTCAAATGCCAGCTGTAACTCCTTACATCTGGGGCGGCGGTCCTGTATTGAAAGGTTCTGTATTCCCTTACATCTTCATTACTATCGCATGTGGTGCGTTATCTGGCTTCCATACTGTTATTGCTACAGGTACAACACCTAAAATGCTTACTAATGAAAAAGAAATTTTACCTATCGGTTATGGTGCGATGTTAACAGAAGGCTTCATCGCTATGATGGCGTTGATTGCTGCTACTGCATTGCATCCAGATGATTACTTTGCGATTAACTCCACAGTTGAGTCTTTCAAAGCTTTAGGCCTTCAAGTCCATGAATTGCCAGCATTGTCTGCAATGGTTGGTGAAGACTTGATGCACCGTCCTGGTGGTGCCGTATCCTTAGCAGTAGGTATGGCTCATATCTTCTCTAGATTGCCTAATATGGATCACTTGATGGGTTACTGGTATCATTTCTGTATCATGTTCGAAGCATTGTTCATCATGACTTTGATTGATGCTGGTACTCGTGTAGGTCGTTACTTACTTCAAGAATTATTAGGTCATTTCCATCCTAAATTCAACGACCAACACTGGGCTCCTGGCGTTTATGGTTGTGCCGCTTTAATTTGTATCTTGTGGGGCTACCTAGTTCTACAAGGTAATATCGGTATTATCTGGCCTCTATTCGGTGTATCGAACCAATTATTAGGTACCATGACATTGGCCGTAGGTACTACAGTTATCATGAGACTTGGACGCAAACGCTATGCATGGGTAACAGGTATCCCTTGTATCTTAATGGCTATCGTGGCTATCGCTGCAGACTATGAAAATGTATTCTACAGCTATATTCCTGCTGGCAAATGGATTCTAGTAGCATTTAGTGCTGCTATGTTCCTCATGATTCTTATCGTATTGGTAGAAGCGATTCGCAGCTGGATTCGCTTAGCTAATATTCCTCAAGATTATCGGACACAAGCTGAAATCGAAGCTGAAAGCCTTGTAAAATACGGTAAAGAAGTAAAAGCATAA
- a CDS encoding membrane biogenesis protein AsmA, translating to MKHYIRSYWTKYKQLYKKGLKGIAAFLAIGVIIVFVLATIASRGMGVIFNEVMARQTMMRGTVTVESLSATPWGTLTFTGLIWKDPEGHELLNAPSGKVRVNMWDVVTRNFKSSAIEGIELDDAIVVVDLDDNNRLDFAPISPDVHKPINEIEPRPKVPRKTTQERQEELGKKVRNFNWAGQHLDLKIRLRNSQLEVFNRNRHYVIKDVNARIDLDSKRAIRIDMETGKFGGTAIGDGLVLKGRVDLKDVLKHRMPQLDLQFDVKGVDPSSLGFGENIHDAMTLLTKVTGDFNRPFAKGRVTMPILRIPALTFENVVGDVTYQDGILNFENVSANVYSGKLEAKGVYNLDTRAYTITGVAKDLDSSVALKAPEFLVPVSANLNFKSEGQPRDMEVWGNFWSGEGHYMLIPIQSITGNFHNKGRHLSFSDVKVNTKITTITTDALRIDDGQLTMGPLNITSHGGSNFILYDESFDEIDENMTRIKDDMKQAKENSKSTSESAKGIDTSGLTPPDMKESIKDLKRSIDSAKDSLDNVSKGIKQ from the coding sequence ATGAAACATTATATACGTTCTTATTGGACAAAATATAAACAATTGTATAAGAAAGGCCTAAAAGGCATTGCTGCCTTTCTTGCCATTGGAGTGATTATAGTCTTTGTACTAGCAACCATTGCTAGTCGTGGAATGGGCGTTATTTTTAATGAGGTTATGGCTCGGCAGACGATGATGCGTGGTACGGTTACTGTTGAAAGTTTATCTGCCACACCGTGGGGAACTTTGACTTTTACCGGGCTGATTTGGAAAGACCCAGAAGGGCATGAGTTGCTCAATGCACCGAGCGGGAAGGTCCGCGTTAATATGTGGGATGTGGTCACACGTAATTTTAAGTCCTCTGCTATCGAGGGCATTGAATTAGATGATGCGATTGTAGTCGTTGATTTAGACGATAATAATCGGTTAGATTTCGCGCCCATATCTCCAGATGTACATAAACCAATTAACGAGATAGAGCCCCGTCCCAAAGTTCCTAGAAAGACTACACAAGAACGGCAAGAGGAACTAGGTAAGAAAGTACGTAACTTCAATTGGGCGGGCCAACATTTAGATTTGAAGATTAGGCTTAGAAACAGTCAGTTAGAGGTCTTTAACAGAAATCGCCATTATGTGATAAAGGATGTAAACGCTAGAATTGACCTTGATAGTAAGAGAGCCATTCGCATCGATATGGAGACGGGCAAATTCGGTGGTACCGCTATAGGGGATGGTCTCGTATTAAAAGGTCGTGTAGACTTAAAGGATGTTTTAAAGCATCGCATGCCTCAACTGGATCTACAATTTGATGTGAAAGGGGTGGATCCATCATCACTAGGCTTTGGTGAGAATATTCATGATGCCATGACCTTGCTTACAAAGGTAACAGGTGATTTTAACCGTCCCTTTGCTAAAGGTCGGGTAACGATGCCGATTTTGCGCATCCCTGCACTTACCTTTGAGAATGTAGTAGGAGATGTGACGTATCAAGATGGTATTTTGAATTTTGAAAACGTTAGTGCTAATGTATACAGCGGTAAATTGGAGGCTAAAGGTGTATATAATTTGGACACTCGAGCCTATACGATTACTGGTGTAGCAAAAGATCTAGATAGTAGTGTGGCCCTTAAAGCGCCTGAGTTCCTTGTGCCCGTATCGGCAAATTTGAACTTTAAAAGTGAAGGCCAACCTCGAGACATGGAGGTATGGGGAAACTTCTGGTCTGGTGAAGGGCACTATATGCTGATTCCGATTCAAAGCATTACGGGAAACTTTCACAATAAAGGGCGACATTTATCCTTTAGCGATGTGAAAGTAAATACGAAAATCACTACTATCACTACGGATGCTCTGCGTATCGATGATGGACAGCTCACGATGGGGCCGCTTAATATTACGTCCCATGGAGGCAGCAATTTTATTCTGTATGATGAGTCATTTGATGAAATTGATGAAAATATGACTCGCATTAAAGATGATATGAAACAAGCTAAAGAGAATAGTAAAAGTACTTCTGAATCAGCAAAGGGCATCGATACGTCTGGGCTCACACCGCCGGATATGAAAGAATCGATAAAAGACCTGAAGCGGAGTATAGACTCGGCAAAAGATAGCTTAGATAATGTGTCAAAAGGCATCAAGCAATGA
- a CDS encoding copper amine oxidase N-terminal domain-containing protein produces MKLKQLILSGIALGALAFTSGIVQPAQAAVGTKTATTTQSLKRPASVTTQHYINVDGILLEPIDNKPNVIYVDGQPLVALRQVSEALGYKVSWDAPTKTALIDMNIATLAVQPDSKQVVRKGKLQIINLDTSESLLPAARMVDGILYVSPNAFKLLLNYVTINKDEIYIVPQQSQLATDSNTQKGRRNGIETFLPDQGDKVIPYEEEETKEKKPLIKVKRTNTKTDTKDTEDTEYQRSSGLDR; encoded by the coding sequence ATGAAATTAAAACAACTTATTTTATCTGGTATAGCCTTAGGAGCGCTAGCTTTCACAAGCGGAATAGTGCAACCTGCCCAAGCAGCAGTCGGAACGAAGACAGCTACAACGACACAGAGTTTAAAAAGACCTGCATCAGTAACGACACAGCATTATATCAATGTAGATGGCATATTATTAGAGCCCATAGATAATAAACCAAATGTTATCTATGTTGACGGTCAGCCACTCGTAGCGTTACGTCAAGTATCAGAAGCATTAGGTTATAAAGTATCTTGGGATGCCCCTACAAAAACGGCATTAATCGATATGAATATTGCTACCTTAGCGGTACAACCAGACTCTAAACAAGTCGTGCGCAAGGGTAAATTGCAAATCATCAACCTTGATACATCCGAATCTTTACTGCCTGCAGCACGTATGGTAGACGGAATTCTGTATGTAAGTCCGAACGCATTCAAACTCTTGTTAAATTATGTAACCATCAATAAAGACGAAATCTATATCGTTCCACAACAAAGCCAATTGGCCACTGATTCAAACACGCAAAAAGGCAGACGAAACGGTATTGAAACATTTTTACCGGATCAAGGGGATAAAGTAATTCCATACGAAGAAGAGGAAACCAAAGAAAAGAAACCTCTTATTAAGGTAAAACGAACTAATACAAAAACGGATACCAAAGACACAGAAGATACTGAATACCAACGTTCTAGCGGATTAGACAGATAA
- the queF gene encoding preQ(1) synthase translates to MASGRSEKELQGVTMLGHKTDYPTDYAPQVLEAFDNKHPDNDYFVKFNCPEFTSLCPMTGQPDFATIYISYVPDKKMVESKSLKLYLFSFRNHGDFHEDCINIIMKDLVKLMDPKYIEVWGKFTPRGGLSIDPYANYGKPGTEWEKTAKERLHFHDMQPERVAYR, encoded by the coding sequence ATGGCATCCGGCAGATCTGAAAAAGAGTTACAAGGGGTAACGATGTTAGGTCACAAGACCGATTATCCTACTGATTATGCGCCACAGGTGTTAGAGGCGTTTGATAACAAGCATCCTGACAATGATTACTTCGTTAAGTTTAATTGCCCTGAGTTTACAAGCTTGTGTCCTATGACTGGTCAACCAGACTTTGCCACAATCTATATTTCTTATGTGCCAGATAAGAAAATGGTAGAGTCCAAGTCTTTGAAGTTATATCTGTTTAGTTTCCGCAATCACGGGGACTTTCACGAGGATTGCATCAACATCATCATGAAAGATCTTGTGAAGTTGATGGATCCTAAATATATCGAGGTGTGGGGCAAGTTTACGCCGCGCGGCGGTTTGTCCATCGATCCATACGCAAATTACGGCAAGCCTGGTACAGAGTGGGAAAAGACTGCAAAAGAGCGCCTTCATTTTCACGACATGCAGCCAGAGCGCGTAGCATATCGTTAA